The Natrinema caseinilyticum genomic sequence CTACAGCGTCTTCTTCCCGTTCTCGTTCAACTTCCTCGCCGGGAACGCCGTCAAGGCCGGCATCAAACCAAGCTACGGCATCACCGAGTTCACCGAGTTCATCGCGCTGTTGACGCTGTCGTTCGGCCTCGCCGCCCAACTCCCGCTGATAATGGGCGCGTTTTCCTACACCGAGATCATCCCCTACGAGACGTTCCGCGACAAGTGGCGCCACGCCGTCGTGGCGATCGTGATTTTCGGGGCCCTGTTCTCCCCTCCGGACCCGTTCACGCAGGTCATGTGGGCGATGCCGATGGTCGTCCTCTACGTCTTCAGCCTGGGACTGTCGAAGGTCGTCACCAACACCCGGCGGCGCGGCGCGGCGAAATCCGAGGGAACGGGGACGGGACACATCAAAAAACGCCTCCTCCAGTTCGGCGGCGTGCTCGCACTCATCACGGCCGGAACAGCCGCGGCGGTCGAACGAGGCGCGTTCGAGTACATTCGCGAGAACGTCTATCCGGCCGTGCCCGAACTCGTGCGCCCGAGCGGGAAGACCGGACTCGAGATCATGGCGAACGAGTACGGCCTCGCCGGCGCGGTCGCCGTCGGTCTCGTCGTCGCCGCCATCATCGCCGTCGTCGCGTTGCTCGCCTACACGATTCGCGTCCTCCAGTTGCCGGTCTATCCGAAAGTCGACGACATCCGGCGGGCCGACTCCCACCAGGACGTCGACTTCGAAGCCCTGGACGTCGAGGACATCGAGGACGTGTCCGCGCAGGTCTTCCTCACGATGAGCGAAGAGCAGGCGCTCGAGTACTCCCGGCAGGCGATGTACGACGACGACCGGGAGAAGGCCCAGGCCATCCTCGACCGCTTCGATTCGCTCGAGGGGGCGAACGAAGGCGCAGACGGCGCGGCCGCGGGGGGCGCCGCCGGTGGCGCGACGGGAGATGCAGCGGGCGACGCCGGCGAAGACGAGAGCCTCTTTGCGAACACCGCCGCCGGCATGCTCGATCCCTTTACCGAGGACGAGACGACCGAGGACGACATCGGCGGCTACGCCTACGACCTCGCGTTCATCTTCAGGAGCCTCACCTCCAAGATGTTCCGCATCGTGGGACTGTTCATCGTCGTCATGGGCGGCACTTTCTTCTGGCTCTACTCGGACGGGATCGGAAGAGTTCTCCAGCTCTTCCTCAGTCGAGTTCCGCGGCACGTACTCGACGAAGTCGTCGGAGAGGGCGTCGATCCGAGTACGTTAAGCCTTCAGGAACTCATCACGGAGATGGACATCGTCGTCGCCCTCCACCCCGTCGAAGTCCTCATCTTCGAGGCGAAGGTGAGCGCGCTCGCCGGGATCGTCGCCGTGTTACCGCTGACGTTGTTCTACGCCTGGCCGGCCGCCAAAGAGCGCGGAATGGTCTACGGCGACCGCCGCACGTTCATCCTCTGGGGCGGCGGTCTGCTGGTCGGCTTCGCCGTCGGAACCTACCTCGGATTCTTCTGGATTGCCCCGTCGATCATCTCGTATCTGGTCTCGGACGCGCTGCGCAACGGGATGGTCATCTCCTACCGGATCAAGAGCTTCTTCTGGCTCGTGATCCTCACCACCGTCGGCATCGGCTTCCTCATGAACATCATCGTCACGATGGCCCTGTTCCACGTCGGCGGCATCGTCAACTACCGCTCGATGCTCGAGCGCTGGCGGCCGTTCGTCGTCGCCACGTTCACCCTCTCGGCCCTCTTCAGCCCGAAGGGCGTGCTCATGATGCTGGTGTTCGCTATCCCCATCTCGATCACCTACGTGATCGGACTGATCATCCTCTACGTCCTCACTGCCGGTGGCCGGCTGTTCGGCGGTGGCGGTGGGTCCGCGGCCGAACCCGAACCGGAAGAGGCCGGCGCGTCGGCCACCGAGTGACGACGTCGATCGTCGTCTCGAGTGATTCGTAACTAGCAGTCGTTGGTCGGTCAGGAGGCGACGTCGAGGAATCTCGAGAGTCGCGACGCGGAGAGTCATGCGCGATCGACCTCCAGCCCCACGCCGCTGCGAAACGGGGCGGTCGATGGGTTGGTCGGGGACTCGAGCGGCTCAGGCCCCCAACTCTCGGAGTTTCTTCTGCACCCGGGTGTAGACTTTGGGGTGGAGATTCATCCCCTCGTCGACGAGATCGTACAGGATGTCGGTCGCCTCCTCCGCGGTCACGTCCCCGCCTTTCGTACACCGAAGCAACAGCGTCGTCACCCACCAGCACTCGAGGCCGTGACTCCGGGCGACCTCGATCAATCCCTTATCGTTGGCGAGGAGGATCTCATCGTCGGCCGCTGCCAGTAGAACGACGGACGCGTCGGCCACCGCGATCCCCTCCATGGTCGCCACGGTGTCGGCATCCGCCGGCGGTTCGTGAATCGCCACGTCTTCCAGAAACGTGTCGAGCGCCGCCGTCCCTCGTTTCCCCTCGGTGAGGACTTCCTCCCGAACCGCGTCCGTCGTTCGAATATCGTCGAACGAAGCCGAGACGAGGTCGAGTCGACCGACCCACGCGAGCGGGATCAGCGCGGAGGAGTCGACGACGACCATCAGATGCGATCGAGGTCGCGTTCGAGGTCCTCGGTCGTGTACCCCACGTCGATCCCCTCTTCCGCGGCGAGCGTCAGCATTTCGACGTACGAAACGTCCGCTCGGTCAGCCGCCGTCCGAAGCGTGATCTCGTGGTCTCGGAACTGCTCGAGTGCTCGCTCCCTGCGCCAGTCCGAGAGCCCCTGCCGAATGAGGCGACGGAGCACCTCTGACCGGTCGGCGCTCATCTCCTCTTCCAGATCAGCGAGTGCCTCCTCGTCGGCTTCCGGAATGCGAGTGGTGACCGTCTTCATCGTTACAAAAGACTCCGTTACGATACGCATTAGATGTAACGGTAGGGTTCTCGACAGGGGGCACGCCGACACCTCCCCCGCCCGTCGGATAGACAGGCCGTCGTCGGGAGTGACAGTCCGTCGACGGACGGAGGTGCGAGTCCGCGCTCGAGTCAGTCGTTGGCCGCTACCGGCCGATCGTCGCCGTCCGTCTCGAGGCCGTCGTACACGTCGATCGTCGTCTCGAGTGTCTCGATCGCCGGTTCGAGGGTCAGCGGTCCGACCAGGTGGCCGTCGAGCGTTTCGAGGTCCGCGCGGACCTCCTCGAGGCGGACCCGCGTGCGGTCGTGATCGCGAGGAGTCATTCGGGACCACCCGTCCGGCCCGCGCCGCTGCGAGAGCGGCCGATCGATGGCGGGAGTGGCGACTCGAGGGGCCGACCGGCGCGACGAGCGACTTCGCAGCCAGATTCTCCGATAGCGGAAGCGAGAGACATTTGTTTAATCGGTACTACCGAAACGGTTTCGTAGGTACGTGTTCGAATATACATCGTCCTTCGACCGTGGAGGACGCAGGTCGGGTGTTCCTACCACCCGGCCAATTTCAC encodes the following:
- a CDS encoding twin-arginine translocase subunit TatC, translating into MSSAVDEDTARAINSGRETIGALLSGAQQHLQKVFIVFLIGFVSSFYALRMVVWDFLEATATEQMNETVAGSTDIITRTPFEVILLQAKIGMVTGLIVAIPALLFFSRKALRRRGYTSEVPISKGAIAGFIVMALSLFTLGVVYAYSVFFPFSFNFLAGNAVKAGIKPSYGITEFTEFIALLTLSFGLAAQLPLIMGAFSYTEIIPYETFRDKWRHAVVAIVIFGALFSPPDPFTQVMWAMPMVVLYVFSLGLSKVVTNTRRRGAAKSEGTGTGHIKKRLLQFGGVLALITAGTAAAVERGAFEYIRENVYPAVPELVRPSGKTGLEIMANEYGLAGAVAVGLVVAAIIAVVALLAYTIRVLQLPVYPKVDDIRRADSHQDVDFEALDVEDIEDVSAQVFLTMSEEQALEYSRQAMYDDDREKAQAILDRFDSLEGANEGADGAAAGGAAGGATGDAAGDAGEDESLFANTAAGMLDPFTEDETTEDDIGGYAYDLAFIFRSLTSKMFRIVGLFIVVMGGTFFWLYSDGIGRVLQLFLSRVPRHVLDEVVGEGVDPSTLSLQELITEMDIVVALHPVEVLIFEAKVSALAGIVAVLPLTLFYAWPAAKERGMVYGDRRTFILWGGGLLVGFAVGTYLGFFWIAPSIISYLVSDALRNGMVISYRIKSFFWLVILTTVGIGFLMNIIVTMALFHVGGIVNYRSMLERWRPFVVATFTLSALFSPKGVLMMLVFAIPISITYVIGLIILYVLTAGGRLFGGGGGSAAEPEPEEAGASATE
- a CDS encoding UPF0175 family protein → MKTVTTRIPEADEEALADLEEEMSADRSEVLRRLIRQGLSDWRRERALEQFRDHEITLRTAADRADVSYVEMLTLAAEEGIDVGYTTEDLERDLDRI